A genome region from Aptenodytes patagonicus chromosome 26, bAptPat1.pri.cur, whole genome shotgun sequence includes the following:
- the SETDB1 gene encoding histone-lysine N-methyltransferase SETDB1 isoform X1: MDSQEIKELQQEVMEELGISTEELQDIIDKELEKFECVKQRKQQLEELEKCVKQKEEEVARVDRLFDDASRAIDKCEILVKDLYSKLGLQYRESSSEDEDSAAKATEVIEIPDEDDDDVMSIDSGWKHNDSSPRIAKDQTLLREAMAAMRKSAQDVQKFMDAVNKKTNAQDAQKDAQTPQETPGTLQPVGPAVAGSDLSNDGDLNVGMRILGKKRTKTWHKGTLIAIQTVGAGKKYKVKFDNKGKSLLSGNHIAYDYHPSPEKHYVGSRVVAKYKDGNQVWLYAGIVAETPNVKNKDRFLIFFDDGYASYVMEWELYPICRPLKKTWEDIEDVSCRDFIEEYITAYPNRPMVLLKNGQLIKTEWEGTWWKSRVEEVDGSLVKILFLDDKRCEWIYRGSTRLEPMFSMKTSTASTQEKKQSGQARTRPNVGAVRSKGPVVQYTQDLTGAGTQYKPLEQMQAASLAARSVSPQPAEMECSDSQLAQSRKQVAKKSTSFRPGSVGSGQSSPSSPVLSDTPPAGRTGASQQLRLSSGQAGSGTAQAFHGMMDRVPNEPSYRAPLEKLFYLPHVCSYTCLSRVRPICSDQYRSKNPLLIPLLYDFRRMTARRRVNRKMGFHVLYKTPCGLCLRTMQEIERYLFETDCDFLFLEMFCLDPYVLVDRKFQPYKPYYYIADITKGREDVPLSCVNEIDNTPPPQVAYSKERIPGKGVYINTSWEFLVGCDCKDGCRDKSKCACHQLTVQATGCTPGGQINPNSGYQHKRLEECLPTGVYECNKRCKCNINMCTNRLVQHGLQVRLQLFKTQNKGWGIRCLDDIAKGSFVCIYAGKILTDDFADKEGLEMGDEYFANLDHIESVENFKEGYESDAKCSSDSSGVDLKDEEEENTGTEEQEESNEDSSDDNFCKDEDFSTSSVWRSYATRRQTRGQKENGLSETASKDSGLTRQISHDEMAVAASCKLPVSEETSKNKVASWLSSNSMSDGFQDNDSASSFKMSEGGEAKASKTELPGEREKASASALGDVDGESKASKKDEPEDPTKIPGLSDLGRMYGYNPSPPKLEGIRRPTSKTALLQSRRHSLAPQPTTDDVLTLSSSTDSEGENGQAVAGQAQGTTNDSDDIQTISSGSEEEEGDDKKNPSSGSGPVKRQVAVKSTRGFALKSTHGIAIKSTNMAAADKGESAPVRRTTRQFYDGEESCYIIDAKLEGNLGRYLNHSCSPNLFVQNVFVDTHDLRFPWVAFFASKRIRAGTELTWDYNYEVGSVEGKELLCCCGAIECRGRLL; this comes from the exons ATGGATTCCCAGGAGATCAAAGAGCTGCAGCAAGAAGTGATGGAGGAGCTGGGAATCTCCACGGAGGAGCTCCAGGATATCATCGACAAAGAGCTGGAGAAGTTTGAGTGCGTgaagcagaggaagcagcaactggaggagctggagaagtgcgtgaaacagaaggaagaagaggtggcTCGCGTTGACCGGCTCTTTGATGACGCTTCGAG AGCCATTGATAAATGCGAGATATTGGTGAAGGATCTGTACTCCAAGCTGGGCCTCCAGTATCGTGAGAGCAGTTCTGAGGACGAGGACTCGGCTGCCAAGGCCACGGAAGTGATTGAGATCCCAGATGAGGATGACGATGATGTCATGAGCATCGATTCGGGCTGGAAGCACA ATGATAGTAGTCCCAGAATTGCGAAGGATCAGACTCTG ctgcgggAAGCCATGGCTGCAATGAGAAAGTCCGCCCAAGATGTTCAGAAATTCATGGATGCCGTGAACAAGAAGACAAACGCCCAGGATGCACAAAAAG ATGCACAGACCCCTCAGGAAACCCCTGGCACTCTCCAGCCCGTTGGCCCTGCAGTGGCTGGGAGTGATCTCAGCAATGACGGCGATCTGAACGTTGGCATGAGGATCCTGGGCAAGAAGAGAACCAAAACGTGGCACAAAGGAACTCTAATTGCAATCCAGACGGTCG GTGCTGGAAAGAAGTACAAAGTGAAATTTGATAACAAAGGGAAGAGTTTGCTTTCTGGCAATCACATCGCTTACGACTATCACCCCTCACCTGAGAAGCACTACGTTGGCAGCAGGGTCGTGGCAAAATACAAAGATGGGAACCAGGTTTGGCTGTATGCTGGCATCGTGGCTGAAACCCCAAACGTAAAGAATAAAGACAG GTTCCTGATCTTCTTTGACGATGGCTACGCTTCCTATGTCATGGAGTGGGAGCTGTACCCAATCTGCAGGCCAC TGAAAAAGACCTGGGAAGACATAGAGGATGTTTCCTGTCGCGATTTCATCGAGGAGTACATCACGGCCTACCCCAACCGTCCCATGGTGCTGCTGAAGAACGGCCAGCTGATCAAAACGGAGTGGGAAGGGACCTGGTGGAAATCCAGAGTGGAAGAAGTGGATGGCAGTCTGGTCAAAATCCTCTTCCTG GATGACAAACGTTGTGAGTGGATTTACCGGGGTTCCACACGCCTCGAGCCCATGTTCAGCATGAAAACTTCCACAGCCTCCACccaagaaaagaagcaaagcGGACAAGCAAGGACTCGTCCCAATGTCG GTGCTGTCAGGAGCAAAGGGCCTGTAGTGCAATACACGCAAGATTTAACGGGAGCTGGTACCCAGTACAAACCTTTAGAGCAAATGCAGGCAGCCTCGCTGGCTGCACGGTCCGTTTCTCCGCAGCCTGCTGAGATGGA ATGCTCCGACAGTCAGCTGGCCCAGTCGAGAAAGCAAGTGGCCAAGAAAAGCACTTCCTTCCGTCCTGGCTCCGTGGGCTCTGGGCAGTCGTCGCCTTCTTCGCCCGTCCTAAGTGATACGCCTCCGGCGGGAAGGACCGGTGCGTCCCAGCAGCTTCG GCTCTCCAGCGGCCAGGCAGGCAGTGGCACAGCACAGGCCTTCCATGGCATGATGGACCGTGTGCCCAACGAGCCCTCTTACCGGGCCCCGCTGGAGAAACTCTTCTACCTGCCGCACGTCTGCAGCTACACCTGCCTGTCCCGCGTCCGTCCCATCTGCAGCGACCAGTACCGCAGCAAGAACCCCCTGCTCATCCCGCTGCTCTACGACTTCCGACGGATGACAGCCCGCCGACGGGTCAACCGCAAGATGGGCTTCCACGTCCTCTACAAGACGCCGTGTGGGCTGTGCCTGCGAACCATGCAGGAGATCGAACGCTACCTTTTTGAGACAGACTGCGACTTCCTTTTCCTGGAGATGTTCTGCCTGGACCCGTATGTGCTGGTAGATCGCAAGTTCCAGCCCTACAAGCCCTACTACTACATCGCAGACATTACCAAGGGCAGGGAGGACGTGCCGCTGTCCTGTGTCAACGAGATCGATAACACCCCGCCTCCGCAGGTGGCCTACAGCAAAGAACGCATCCCCGGCAAAGGGGTTTACATCAACACCAGCTGGGAGTTCCTCGTGGGCTGCGACTGCAAAGACGGCTGCAGAGACAA ATCGAAATGTGCCTGTCACCAGCTGACAGTCCAAGCCACTGGCTGCACCCCGGGTGGGCAGATCAACCCCAATTCAGGATACCAGCACAAAAGGCTGGAAGAATGCCTCCCGACAGG AGTTTACGAGTGTAACAAGAGGTGCAAGTGCAACATTAACATGTGCACCAATCGCTTGGTCCAGCACGGGCTCCAAGTCCGACTGCAGTTATTCAAGACGCAGAACAAAGGCTGGGGCATTCGCTGCCTTGATGATATTGCTAAAGGCTCTTTCGTCTGCATCTACGCAG GGAAAATCCTCACGGATGACTTTGCCGACAAAGAGGGGTTAGAGATGGGTGACGAATATTTTGCAAACCTGGATCACATTGAGAGCGTGGAGAACTTCAAGGAGGGCTACGAGAGCGACGCAAAATGCTCTTCTGACAGCAGCGGGGTGGACCTCAAGGACgaagaggaggaaaacacaggcactgaggagcaggaggagtccAACGAGGACAGCTCTGATGACAACTTCTGCAAGGACGAGGACTTCAGCACCAGCTCGGTATGGCGCAGCTATGCCACGCGACGGCAGACCCGGGGCCAGAAGGAGAACGGGCTGTCGGAGACAGCCTCCAAGGACTCGGGGCTCACCCGGCAAATCAGCCACGATGAGATGGCGGTGGCTGCCTCCTGTAAGCTGCCGGTGTCGGAGGAGACCTCCAAGAACAAAGTGGCCTCGTGGCTGAGCTCCAACAGCATGTCTGACGGCTTCCAGGACAACGACAGCGCCTCCTCCTTCAAGATGAGCGAAGGCGGCGAAGCCAAGGCCAGCAAAACGGAGCTCCCTGGTGAGCGAGAGAAAGCCTCCGCTTCCGCCCTGGGCGACGTGGACGGAGAGTCGAAGGCATCGAAGAAAGAC GAACCCGAAGATCCAACCAAAATTCCTGG GCTGAGCGATTTGGGGAGGATGTATGGCTACAACCCGAGCCCTCCCAAGCTGGAAGGGATCCGGAGGCCGACGAGCAAGACcgccctgctgcagagcagacGGCATTCTCTCGCCCCGCAGCCCACCACAGAC GACGTGCTGACCCTGTCGAGCAGCACGGACAGCGAGGGGGAGAACGGGCAGGCGGTGGCGGGGCAGGCCCAGGGCACCACCAACGACAGCGACGACATCCAGACCATTTCCTCGGgctctgaggaggaagaaggggacgACAAGAAAAACCCCTCGTCCGGGTCAG GTCCTGTTAAGAGGCAGGTGGCGGTGAAATCCACCCGAGGCTTTGCCCTGAAATCAACTCACGGGATCGCCATCAAGTCAACCAACATGGCGGCGGCCGACAAGGGCGAGAGCGCGCCCGTCCGCAGAACCACCCGCCAGTTCTACGACGGAGAGGAGTCCTGTTATATCATCGACGCCAAGCTGGAAGGGAACCTGGGCCGGTACCTCAAT CATAGCTGCAGTCCTAACCTCTTCGTGCAGAACGTCTTTGTGGACACGCACGACCTCCGCTTCCCCTGGGTCGCCTTCTTCGCGAGCAA GAGGATACGAGCCGGCACAGAGCTGACATGGGATTACAACTACGAGGTGGGCAGCGTGGAAGGCaaagagctgctgtgctgctgcgggGCTATCGAGTGCCGAGGGCGGCTGCTGTGA
- the SETDB1 gene encoding histone-lysine N-methyltransferase SETDB1 isoform X2 has protein sequence MDSQEIKELQQEVMEELGISTEELQDIIDKELEKFECVKQRKQQLEELEKCVKQKEEEVARVDRLFDDASRAIDKCEILVKDLYSKLGLQYRESSSEDEDSAAKATEVIEIPDEDDDDVMSIDSGWKHNDSSPRIAKDQTLLREAMAAMRKSAQDVQKFMDAVNKKTNAQDAQKDAQTPQETPGTLQPVGPAVAGSDLSNDGDLNVGMRILGKKRTKTWHKGTLIAIQTVGAGKKYKVKFDNKGKSLLSGNHIAYDYHPSPEKHYVGSRVVAKYKDGNQVWLYAGIVAETPNVKNKDRFLIFFDDGYASYVMEWELYPICRPLKKTWEDIEDVSCRDFIEEYITAYPNRPMVLLKNGQLIKTEWEGTWWKSRVEEVDGSLVKILFLDDKRCEWIYRGSTRLEPMFSMKTSTASTQEKKQSGQARTRPNVGAVRSKGPVVQYTQDLTGAGTQYKPLEQMQAASLAARSVSPQPAEMECSDSQLAQSRKQVAKKSTSFRPGSVGSGQSSPSSPVLSDTPPAGRTGASQQLRLSSGQAGSGTAQAFHGMMDRVPNEPSYRAPLEKLFYLPHVCSYTCLSRVRPICSDQYRSKNPLLIPLLYDFRRMTARRRVNRKMGFHVLYKTPCGLCLRTMQEIERYLFETDCDFLFLEMFCLDPYVLVDRKFQPYKPYYYIADITKGREDVPLSCVNEIDNTPPPQVAYSKERIPGKGVYINTSWEFLVGCDCKDGCRDKSKCACHQLTVQATGCTPGGQINPNSGYQHKRLEECLPTGVYECNKRCKCNINMCTNRLVQHGLQVRLQLFKTQNKGWGIRCLDDIAKGSFVCIYAGKILTDDFADKEGLEMGDEYFANLDHIESVENFKEGYESDAKCSSDSSGVDLKDEEEENTGTEEQEESNEDSSDDNFCKDEDFSTSSVWRSYATRRQTRGQKENGLSETASKDSGLTRQISHDEMAVAASCKLPVSEETSKNKVASWLSSNSMSDGFQDNDSASSFKMSEGGEAKASKTELPGEREKASASALGDVDGESKASKKDVREG, from the exons ATGGATTCCCAGGAGATCAAAGAGCTGCAGCAAGAAGTGATGGAGGAGCTGGGAATCTCCACGGAGGAGCTCCAGGATATCATCGACAAAGAGCTGGAGAAGTTTGAGTGCGTgaagcagaggaagcagcaactggaggagctggagaagtgcgtgaaacagaaggaagaagaggtggcTCGCGTTGACCGGCTCTTTGATGACGCTTCGAG AGCCATTGATAAATGCGAGATATTGGTGAAGGATCTGTACTCCAAGCTGGGCCTCCAGTATCGTGAGAGCAGTTCTGAGGACGAGGACTCGGCTGCCAAGGCCACGGAAGTGATTGAGATCCCAGATGAGGATGACGATGATGTCATGAGCATCGATTCGGGCTGGAAGCACA ATGATAGTAGTCCCAGAATTGCGAAGGATCAGACTCTG ctgcgggAAGCCATGGCTGCAATGAGAAAGTCCGCCCAAGATGTTCAGAAATTCATGGATGCCGTGAACAAGAAGACAAACGCCCAGGATGCACAAAAAG ATGCACAGACCCCTCAGGAAACCCCTGGCACTCTCCAGCCCGTTGGCCCTGCAGTGGCTGGGAGTGATCTCAGCAATGACGGCGATCTGAACGTTGGCATGAGGATCCTGGGCAAGAAGAGAACCAAAACGTGGCACAAAGGAACTCTAATTGCAATCCAGACGGTCG GTGCTGGAAAGAAGTACAAAGTGAAATTTGATAACAAAGGGAAGAGTTTGCTTTCTGGCAATCACATCGCTTACGACTATCACCCCTCACCTGAGAAGCACTACGTTGGCAGCAGGGTCGTGGCAAAATACAAAGATGGGAACCAGGTTTGGCTGTATGCTGGCATCGTGGCTGAAACCCCAAACGTAAAGAATAAAGACAG GTTCCTGATCTTCTTTGACGATGGCTACGCTTCCTATGTCATGGAGTGGGAGCTGTACCCAATCTGCAGGCCAC TGAAAAAGACCTGGGAAGACATAGAGGATGTTTCCTGTCGCGATTTCATCGAGGAGTACATCACGGCCTACCCCAACCGTCCCATGGTGCTGCTGAAGAACGGCCAGCTGATCAAAACGGAGTGGGAAGGGACCTGGTGGAAATCCAGAGTGGAAGAAGTGGATGGCAGTCTGGTCAAAATCCTCTTCCTG GATGACAAACGTTGTGAGTGGATTTACCGGGGTTCCACACGCCTCGAGCCCATGTTCAGCATGAAAACTTCCACAGCCTCCACccaagaaaagaagcaaagcGGACAAGCAAGGACTCGTCCCAATGTCG GTGCTGTCAGGAGCAAAGGGCCTGTAGTGCAATACACGCAAGATTTAACGGGAGCTGGTACCCAGTACAAACCTTTAGAGCAAATGCAGGCAGCCTCGCTGGCTGCACGGTCCGTTTCTCCGCAGCCTGCTGAGATGGA ATGCTCCGACAGTCAGCTGGCCCAGTCGAGAAAGCAAGTGGCCAAGAAAAGCACTTCCTTCCGTCCTGGCTCCGTGGGCTCTGGGCAGTCGTCGCCTTCTTCGCCCGTCCTAAGTGATACGCCTCCGGCGGGAAGGACCGGTGCGTCCCAGCAGCTTCG GCTCTCCAGCGGCCAGGCAGGCAGTGGCACAGCACAGGCCTTCCATGGCATGATGGACCGTGTGCCCAACGAGCCCTCTTACCGGGCCCCGCTGGAGAAACTCTTCTACCTGCCGCACGTCTGCAGCTACACCTGCCTGTCCCGCGTCCGTCCCATCTGCAGCGACCAGTACCGCAGCAAGAACCCCCTGCTCATCCCGCTGCTCTACGACTTCCGACGGATGACAGCCCGCCGACGGGTCAACCGCAAGATGGGCTTCCACGTCCTCTACAAGACGCCGTGTGGGCTGTGCCTGCGAACCATGCAGGAGATCGAACGCTACCTTTTTGAGACAGACTGCGACTTCCTTTTCCTGGAGATGTTCTGCCTGGACCCGTATGTGCTGGTAGATCGCAAGTTCCAGCCCTACAAGCCCTACTACTACATCGCAGACATTACCAAGGGCAGGGAGGACGTGCCGCTGTCCTGTGTCAACGAGATCGATAACACCCCGCCTCCGCAGGTGGCCTACAGCAAAGAACGCATCCCCGGCAAAGGGGTTTACATCAACACCAGCTGGGAGTTCCTCGTGGGCTGCGACTGCAAAGACGGCTGCAGAGACAA ATCGAAATGTGCCTGTCACCAGCTGACAGTCCAAGCCACTGGCTGCACCCCGGGTGGGCAGATCAACCCCAATTCAGGATACCAGCACAAAAGGCTGGAAGAATGCCTCCCGACAGG AGTTTACGAGTGTAACAAGAGGTGCAAGTGCAACATTAACATGTGCACCAATCGCTTGGTCCAGCACGGGCTCCAAGTCCGACTGCAGTTATTCAAGACGCAGAACAAAGGCTGGGGCATTCGCTGCCTTGATGATATTGCTAAAGGCTCTTTCGTCTGCATCTACGCAG GGAAAATCCTCACGGATGACTTTGCCGACAAAGAGGGGTTAGAGATGGGTGACGAATATTTTGCAAACCTGGATCACATTGAGAGCGTGGAGAACTTCAAGGAGGGCTACGAGAGCGACGCAAAATGCTCTTCTGACAGCAGCGGGGTGGACCTCAAGGACgaagaggaggaaaacacaggcactgaggagcaggaggagtccAACGAGGACAGCTCTGATGACAACTTCTGCAAGGACGAGGACTTCAGCACCAGCTCGGTATGGCGCAGCTATGCCACGCGACGGCAGACCCGGGGCCAGAAGGAGAACGGGCTGTCGGAGACAGCCTCCAAGGACTCGGGGCTCACCCGGCAAATCAGCCACGATGAGATGGCGGTGGCTGCCTCCTGTAAGCTGCCGGTGTCGGAGGAGACCTCCAAGAACAAAGTGGCCTCGTGGCTGAGCTCCAACAGCATGTCTGACGGCTTCCAGGACAACGACAGCGCCTCCTCCTTCAAGATGAGCGAAGGCGGCGAAGCCAAGGCCAGCAAAACGGAGCTCCCTGGTGAGCGAGAGAAAGCCTCCGCTTCCGCCCTGGGCGACGTGGACGGAGAGTCGAAGGCATCGAAGAAAGACGTAAGGGAGGGCTGA
- the SETDB1 gene encoding histone-lysine N-methyltransferase SETDB1 isoform X3 produces the protein MDSQEIKELQQEVMEELGISTEELQDIIDKELEKFECVKQRKQQLEELEKCVKQKEEEVARVDRLFDDASRAIDKCEILVKDLYSKLGLQYRESSSEDEDSAAKATEVIEIPDEDDDDVMSIDSGWKHNDSSPRIAKDQTLLREAMAAMRKSAQDVQKFMDAVNKKTNAQDAQKDAQTPQETPGTLQPVGPAVAGSDLSNDGDLNVGMRILGKKRTKTWHKGTLIAIQTVGAGKKYKVKFDNKGKSLLSGNHIAYDYHPSPEKHYVGSRVVAKYKDGNQVWLYAGIVAETPNVKNKDRFLIFFDDGYASYVMEWELYPICRPLKKTWEDIEDVSCRDFIEEYITAYPNRPMVLLKNGQLIKTEWEGTWWKSRVEEVDGSLVKILFLDDKRCEWIYRGSTRLEPMFSMKTSTASTQEKKQSGQARTRPNVGAVRSKGPVVQYTQDLTGAGTQYKPLEQMQAASLAARSVSPQPAEMEHWPPAALYSSTRTDLLTDLNDLRGTENLGSVVGLGGHGPDLIKLGHGQVAHVPPAARGPSGTFSEVQASAEGGLDEGGTRPCDEGSVPENTRVPEHVLWDFNNFLGERDAVPVHFCHHCGFPIRIYGRLAPCHHVFCCDCALLHGQKGERRCPSCKEPVQQVNLYSPDAL, from the exons ATGGATTCCCAGGAGATCAAAGAGCTGCAGCAAGAAGTGATGGAGGAGCTGGGAATCTCCACGGAGGAGCTCCAGGATATCATCGACAAAGAGCTGGAGAAGTTTGAGTGCGTgaagcagaggaagcagcaactggaggagctggagaagtgcgtgaaacagaaggaagaagaggtggcTCGCGTTGACCGGCTCTTTGATGACGCTTCGAG AGCCATTGATAAATGCGAGATATTGGTGAAGGATCTGTACTCCAAGCTGGGCCTCCAGTATCGTGAGAGCAGTTCTGAGGACGAGGACTCGGCTGCCAAGGCCACGGAAGTGATTGAGATCCCAGATGAGGATGACGATGATGTCATGAGCATCGATTCGGGCTGGAAGCACA ATGATAGTAGTCCCAGAATTGCGAAGGATCAGACTCTG ctgcgggAAGCCATGGCTGCAATGAGAAAGTCCGCCCAAGATGTTCAGAAATTCATGGATGCCGTGAACAAGAAGACAAACGCCCAGGATGCACAAAAAG ATGCACAGACCCCTCAGGAAACCCCTGGCACTCTCCAGCCCGTTGGCCCTGCAGTGGCTGGGAGTGATCTCAGCAATGACGGCGATCTGAACGTTGGCATGAGGATCCTGGGCAAGAAGAGAACCAAAACGTGGCACAAAGGAACTCTAATTGCAATCCAGACGGTCG GTGCTGGAAAGAAGTACAAAGTGAAATTTGATAACAAAGGGAAGAGTTTGCTTTCTGGCAATCACATCGCTTACGACTATCACCCCTCACCTGAGAAGCACTACGTTGGCAGCAGGGTCGTGGCAAAATACAAAGATGGGAACCAGGTTTGGCTGTATGCTGGCATCGTGGCTGAAACCCCAAACGTAAAGAATAAAGACAG GTTCCTGATCTTCTTTGACGATGGCTACGCTTCCTATGTCATGGAGTGGGAGCTGTACCCAATCTGCAGGCCAC TGAAAAAGACCTGGGAAGACATAGAGGATGTTTCCTGTCGCGATTTCATCGAGGAGTACATCACGGCCTACCCCAACCGTCCCATGGTGCTGCTGAAGAACGGCCAGCTGATCAAAACGGAGTGGGAAGGGACCTGGTGGAAATCCAGAGTGGAAGAAGTGGATGGCAGTCTGGTCAAAATCCTCTTCCTG GATGACAAACGTTGTGAGTGGATTTACCGGGGTTCCACACGCCTCGAGCCCATGTTCAGCATGAAAACTTCCACAGCCTCCACccaagaaaagaagcaaagcGGACAAGCAAGGACTCGTCCCAATGTCG GTGCTGTCAGGAGCAAAGGGCCTGTAGTGCAATACACGCAAGATTTAACGGGAGCTGGTACCCAGTACAAACCTTTAGAGCAAATGCAGGCAGCCTCGCTGGCTGCACGGTCCGTTTCTCCGCAGCCTGCTGAGATGGA GCACTGGCCCCCGGCTGCCTTGTATTCCTCCACTCGGACTGACCTGCTCACAGACCTCAATGACTTACGAGGCACTGAGAACTTGGGATCAGTGGTTGGTCTCGGTGGTCACGGACCAGACCTGATAAAGCTCGGCCACGGCCAAGTCGCACACGTGCCTCCTGCTGCCAGGGGCCCAAGCGGGACGTTCTCGGAGGTGCAGGCTAGTGCCGAAGGAGGCCTGGATGAAGGAGGAACGCGGCCTTGTGATGAAGGGAGCGTGCCGGAGAACACCAGGGTACCTGAGCACGTGCTCTGGGACTTTAATAACTTTCTAGGGGAGAGAGATGCTGTCCCGGTTCATTTTTGTCACCACTGTGGATTTCCTATCCGAATTTATGGACGCCTGGCCCCCTGCCACCACGTCTTCTGCTGTGACTGTGCCTTGCTGCACGGgcaaaagggagaaaggagatgTCCCAGCTGCAAGGAACCTGTGCAGCAAGTGAATCTTTATTCACCGGATGCTCTCTAG
- the CERS2 gene encoding ceramide synthase 2, producing the protein MFQTLYSYFWWERLWLPANVTWADLEDRDGRVYAKASDLYITLPLAFLFLIVRHLFETYVATPLAGLLNVKEKIRLKATPNAVLEKFYAATTKHPKQADVEMLSKKSGCTVRQVERWFRRRRNQDRPSLLKKFREASWRFTFYLIAFIAGMAVIVDKPWFYDLREVWKGYPIQSMLPSQYWYYTIELSFYWSLLFSIASDVKRKDFKEQIIHHVATIILISFSWFANYIRAGTLIMALHDSSDYLLESAKMFNYAGWRNTCNNIFIVFAAVFIVTRLVILPFWIMHCTLVYPLDLYPAFFGYYFFNFMMVVLQSLHIFWAYLIIRMAQKFITGKVVEDERSDREETDNSEEEEEAAAAKNGPLSNGHPILNNNHRKTD; encoded by the exons atgtTTCAGACCTTGTACAGCTATTTTTGGTGGGAACGGCTCTGGCTCCCGGCGAACGTCACCTGGGCCGACCTGGAGGACCGGGATGGGCGAGTCTACGCCAAAGCCTCCGATCTCTACATCACCCTGCCCTtggccttcctcttcctcatcgtCCGGCACCTCTTTGAGAC GTACGTGGCCACCCCCCTGGCCGGGCTACTCAACGTCAAGGAGAAGATCAGGTTAAAAGCCACCCCCAATGCCGTGCTGGAGAAGTTTTACGCTGCCACCACCAAACACCCCAAGCAG GCCGACGTGGAGATGCTCTCGAAGAAGAGCGGCTGCACGGTGCGGCAGGTGGAGCGCTGGTTTCGCCGCCGCCGCAACCAAGACCGGCCCAGCCTGCTCAAGAAGTTCAGGGAGGCCAG TTGGCGATTCACGTTTTACCTTATTGCTTTCATTGCTGGCATGGCTGTCATAGTGGAT AAACCCTGGTTCTACGACCTCCGGGAGGTGTGGAAGGGATACCCCATCCAG AGCATGCTGCCTTCCCAGTACTGGTACTACACGATCGAGCTCTCCTTCTACTGGTCCCTGCTCTTCAGCATCGCCTCCGACGTCAAGCGCAAG GACTTCAAAGAGCAAATCATCCACCACGTCGCCACCATCATCCTCATCAGCTTCTCCTGGTTCGCCAACTACATCCGTGCAGGGACGCTCATCATGGCCCTGCACGACTCGTCGGACTACCTGCTGGAG TCCGCCAAGATGTTCAACTACGCCGGCTGGAGAAACACCTGCAACAACATCTTCATCGTCTTCGCCGCCGTCTTCATCGTCACCCGCCTGGTCATCCTGCCCTTTTG GATCATGCACTGCACGCTGGTTTATCCGCTGGATCTCTACCCTGCCTTCTTCGGCTACTACTTCTTCAACTTCATGATGGTGGTGCTGCAGTCGCTGCACATCTTCTGGGCCTACCTCATCATCCGCATGGCCCAGAAGTTCATAACTGGAAAG GTGGTGGAGGACGAGAGGAGCGACCGTGAAGAGACAGACaactcggaggaggaggaggaggcggcggcagcgaAGAACGGGCCCCTCTCCAACGGCCACCCCATCCTCAACAACAACCACCGCAAAACCGACTGA